A stretch of Saccharomyces cerevisiae S288C chromosome IV, complete sequence DNA encodes these proteins:
- the CBS2 gene encoding Cbs2p (Mitochondrial translational activator of the COB mRNA; interacts with translating ribosomes, acts on the COB mRNA 5'-untranslated leader) codes for MSSSIPRVYSLGNSAMTYLLALRIAQLPSQPKVPSVVLLLNDQKKLNRFLNNDSKIIVKSSNNNKETYHRQFMASCVPPILSNGEIAPIENLIVSDPSSKFITAQLSKYNKSLRPETNILFLNPSLNLLEHLHRYRWRFDEARPNLFMGFTTPVDVGTIHQEFQLSLKVKGRIQFHIAKIDGFPRMSSTGKSASLSLRGDRQKNEKENNAFYKLFREISRLRSGIGSDLVSFDLHVHGFQDLFFTELEKLILESCTEPLLAVYDCVYKKELLKIPGAQDIIKKLISEQLSIIDRSYPSLNTNPNYSVIFDKERIFSLVMRDLEVNGHKRAKLAQSLNQLNQTNINELNGFFVSLGKYKKCNCKWNDILLTLIKGKQFITKQKALDYHYL; via the coding sequence ATGTCAAGCTCAATACCTAGAGTTTACTCTCTAGGGAACTCAGCCATGACGTACTTACTAGCATTGAGAATTGCACAACTCCCGAGTCAACCAAAGGTTCCATCagttgttcttcttttaaacGACCAGAAGAAACTGAATAGATTCCTCAATAATGACTCTAAAATTATTGTTAAATCGagtaacaacaataaagaaacttaTCATAGACAGTTTATGGCATCTTGTGTCCCGCCCATTCTAAGCAATGGTGAAATTGCAccaattgaaaatttaattGTCTCAGATCCCTCTTCGAAATTTATCACTGCCCAACTTTCTAAATACAATAAATCTTTGAGACCCGAAACCAACATTCTGTTTTTGAATCCAAGCTTAAATCTATTGGAACATTTGCATAGATATCGATGGCGCTTTGATGAGGCAAGACCAAACTTGTTCATGGGCTTTACAACACCAGTTGACGTTGGGACCATACATCAAGAATTTCAACTGTCTCTCAAAGTGAAAGGAAGGATACAATTTCATATTGCAAAGATTGATGGTTTTCCTCGAATGAGTAGTACTGGTAAAAGTGCGAGTCTTTCTCTAAGAGGTGACAGGcagaaaaatgaaaaagaaaataatgcGTTTTATAAGTTGTTTAGAGAAATTTCCAGGCTACGATCTGGAATAGGTTCCGATCTAGTTAGTTTTGATCTGCATGTTCATGGTTTCCAGGATTTGTTCTTCACTGAACTGGAGAAATTGATATTGGAGAGTTGTACCGAGCCATTATTGGCAGTATATGATTGCGTATATAAAAAggaacttttgaaaatccCCGGAGCACaagatataataaaaaagttgattAGTGAGCAGCTGTCAATTATCGATCGATCCTACCCGTCACTAAACACCAACCCAAACTATTCTGTAATCTTTGACAAGGAGAGAATATTTAGCTTGGTGATGAGAGATCTAGAAGTTAATGGGCACAAGCGCGCTAAGTTGGCCCAATCTTTAAATCAATTGAATCAAACGAACATTAATGAACTTAACggattttttgtttctcttGGTAAGTACAAAAAATGTAACTGCAAGTGGAATGATATACTTCTGACTTTAATAAAAGGGAAACAGTTTATTACTAAGCAAAAAGCACTAGATTATCATTACCTGTGA